A genomic window from Slackia heliotrinireducens DSM 20476 includes:
- a CDS encoding MBL fold metallo-hydrolase, with translation MSLIDYFATHIVPRMYRGKGALHPCETGRLTDVVSCVREYDVNIFLLRKGKATIAIDAGYKGHPGLVPGCEAVGIKPESVEALFLTHADPDHAGGLDVRQENRFSHAQVYLGEIEENYLTNTYHRKQIGPFGLKNSVTIADGYRLLADGEEVQVGEFTVQALLVPGHTLGHLCYLVDGTMLFTGDAIALNKDGGWCFFGMFNYDSDLNRRSLEALRRRIDLNGVEYVFTSHNGYTDDAKKAFSHIEVLPDLNAKGFLFDETAPYDCFAE, from the coding sequence ATGAGCCTGATCGACTATTTTGCCACCCATATCGTTCCTCGGATGTATCGGGGCAAGGGCGCGCTGCACCCCTGCGAAACGGGTCGTCTAACTGATGTCGTGAGTTGCGTGCGTGAATACGACGTTAACATTTTCCTGCTCAGGAAAGGGAAGGCGACTATCGCCATCGACGCCGGGTACAAGGGGCACCCCGGGCTTGTTCCTGGGTGTGAAGCCGTTGGCATCAAACCCGAATCGGTGGAGGCGCTGTTTTTGACCCATGCGGATCCCGACCACGCCGGAGGGTTGGACGTCCGTCAGGAGAACCGCTTCTCTCATGCGCAGGTGTACTTGGGCGAGATTGAAGAGAACTACCTGACCAACACCTACCACCGCAAGCAGATAGGGCCTTTCGGGTTGAAGAACTCCGTCACGATTGCGGATGGGTACCGTCTGCTGGCTGATGGGGAAGAGGTCCAGGTGGGGGAGTTCACGGTCCAAGCACTGCTTGTCCCTGGGCACACGCTGGGGCATCTGTGCTACCTGGTAGACGGGACCATGCTCTTCACGGGCGACGCGATCGCTCTTAACAAAGATGGCGGATGGTGTTTTTTCGGCATGTTCAATTACGATAGCGACCTGAACCGGCGGTCGCTGGAAGCTCTGAGGCGTCGCATCGATTTGAACGGGGTCGAATACGTGTTCACTTCGCACAACGGGTACACCGATGACGCCAAGAAGGCGTTTTCCCACATAGAAGTCCTGCCTGACCTGAACGCGAAGGGGTTTTTATTCGACGAGACCGCCCCTTACGATTGCTTTGCGGAATAG
- a CDS encoding helix-turn-helix domain-containing protein: MGRTPEASMAENRIYIDEHYIAGLSDTFGAKLHRHPLIELYASAAGVGHVATDAERVEGQVIVVGPDVVHAIADAGTPGIAIFVDGLTEFGYPLAAYALRGNGIRVFESERLGPCLRAIVESPSEADVKRICEAVLDAVQAPMVRRPFGEAVCEVISLLDSSDAEFAMGALANRVCLSKSRLAHVFSEQTGITLKEYIQYKRLERACRKMVGGQSITQAAYDTGFSGSSHIATSSMKLTGMQLRKLLSL, from the coding sequence ATGGGGCGCACCCCCGAAGCATCCATGGCGGAAAACCGAATCTACATTGACGAACATTACATCGCCGGCCTGTCCGACACGTTCGGCGCCAAGCTGCACAGGCATCCTCTTATCGAGCTGTATGCGTCGGCGGCGGGCGTCGGCCATGTCGCAACGGATGCTGAACGTGTGGAAGGTCAGGTCATCGTTGTAGGGCCAGATGTCGTGCATGCGATTGCCGATGCAGGCACACCTGGCATAGCCATATTCGTTGACGGGTTGACGGAGTTCGGATATCCCCTGGCTGCCTACGCTCTGCGTGGCAACGGTATCCGCGTGTTCGAATCCGAGCGGCTCGGACCTTGCTTGCGGGCGATTGTGGAAAGCCCGTCCGAGGCCGATGTGAAACGCATATGCGAAGCGGTGCTCGATGCGGTGCAGGCGCCTATGGTGCGGCGCCCGTTCGGCGAGGCGGTCTGCGAGGTCATCTCGCTTTTGGACAGCAGCGATGCCGAATTCGCCATGGGTGCCCTGGCGAACCGGGTGTGCCTCTCGAAAAGCCGACTGGCTCACGTGTTTTCGGAGCAGACCGGTATCACCCTGAAAGAATACATCCAGTACAAGAGGCTTGAACGTGCATGCCGCAAGATGGTCGGCGGCCAAAGCATCACGCAGGCCGCCTACGACACTGGTTTTTCGGGGTCGTCCCACATCGCGACGTCGAGCATGAAGCTGACCGGCATGCAGCTCCGGAAGCTGCTCAGCCTGTAG
- a CDS encoding MFS transporter, with product MGATNRRHTEETIWSAPFVILMASNFFQSLAAFTANTTLPLYIDRMGASAGMVGVIIGAFAITALLIRPFAGPAFDSFSRKRILLAAQGIIALAFLLYSFARTSWALFAVRLLHGLGIGCAGPVAMSLVSEYLPMSKFASGVSIYMLSQSFAQVIGPAAGLWMADAFGFQVTYRIAACMLLFSVLAITRVRETPRERPPYQLRLDRMFAREAVGKAIVLTLFAAAFACVGSYLVLYANRLGIADIGSYFVVYAICLLGTRPLFGRLADNFGAERVLLAGVACFALSYVVLSQAATLPGFLVAAVIGAAGFGSCVPLVQTLAMASVDAERRGAASNTSFTGMDLGFLVGPAVAGAVIELLDMATGSILEAYSLVWLVMLVPLACAFAIILRWNLRRGSGQRQR from the coding sequence GTGGGCGCAACGAATCGCAGACATACTGAGGAAACCATCTGGAGCGCTCCGTTTGTCATCTTGATGGCGTCGAACTTCTTCCAGAGTCTGGCGGCGTTCACGGCCAACACTACGTTGCCGCTCTACATCGACCGCATGGGCGCAAGCGCCGGCATGGTGGGCGTCATCATCGGCGCCTTCGCGATAACGGCCCTGCTGATCAGGCCGTTCGCGGGTCCCGCATTCGACAGCTTCTCGCGCAAGAGGATTCTTCTGGCGGCGCAAGGCATCATCGCCCTGGCCTTCTTGCTGTACAGCTTCGCACGTACCTCTTGGGCCTTGTTCGCGGTGCGTCTTCTTCACGGGCTTGGCATAGGGTGCGCAGGCCCCGTGGCTATGTCGCTGGTCAGCGAGTACCTCCCCATGTCCAAATTTGCCAGCGGTGTGAGCATCTACATGCTGTCGCAATCCTTCGCCCAGGTCATAGGGCCTGCGGCAGGCCTTTGGATGGCAGATGCGTTTGGGTTCCAGGTAACATACCGCATCGCCGCATGCATGCTGCTGTTTTCGGTTTTAGCCATCACGCGAGTGAGGGAGACCCCGCGCGAACGCCCACCGTACCAGTTAAGGCTGGACCGCATGTTCGCTCGCGAGGCGGTGGGCAAGGCCATTGTGCTGACGCTGTTCGCGGCGGCGTTCGCATGCGTGGGGTCGTATCTGGTGCTGTATGCAAACAGGCTCGGCATTGCCGACATCGGCAGCTATTTTGTGGTGTATGCGATTTGTCTTCTGGGCACGCGGCCGCTTTTCGGTCGCCTGGCGGACAACTTCGGAGCCGAGCGGGTTTTGCTTGCGGGCGTAGCGTGTTTTGCACTCTCCTATGTGGTGCTTTCCCAGGCTGCGACGTTGCCAGGCTTTCTTGTGGCGGCTGTCATCGGGGCGGCGGGCTTCGGCTCATGCGTGCCCTTGGTGCAGACCTTGGCCATGGCCAGCGTGGATGCGGAGAGGCGGGGTGCGGCCAGCAATACCAGCTTCACCGGGATGGATCTCGGTTTTCTTGTAGGCCCGGCTGTCGCAGGTGCCGTGATCGAGCTGCTCGACATGGCCACAGGCAGCATCCTTGAGGCGTACAGTCTTGTGTGGCTTGTCATGTTGGTGCCTTTGGCCTGCGCTTTTGCCATTATCCTTCGATGGAACCTCCGCAGGGGTAGCGGGCAGCGCCAAAGGTAG
- a CDS encoding helix-turn-helix transcriptional regulator: MEVGNRIREERDRANLSQEGLAEKIFVSRQTVSNWETGKTYPDVQSLLLMSNLFGVSIDSLVKGDIVAMNEELDRSASRMKTLAGSMTGLLVVSIAGAAYFLVADSVAAAVVWFVVFWAASMISAYAIERIKKAHNLQTYAQIKAFMDGEPVPDDAESSMPAWTSSALKALAGAAFGLVLAAICVAVWTFLAGGLS; this comes from the coding sequence ATGGAAGTAGGCAACCGCATTCGGGAGGAACGCGACCGGGCCAACCTGTCCCAGGAAGGCTTGGCCGAGAAGATCTTCGTTTCCCGCCAGACGGTCAGCAATTGGGAAACCGGCAAGACCTATCCCGATGTGCAGAGCCTGCTTCTGATGAGCAACCTTTTCGGAGTGTCCATAGACAGCCTTGTGAAAGGAGACATCGTGGCCATGAACGAAGAGCTCGACCGCAGCGCAAGCCGCATGAAAACCCTTGCAGGAAGCATGACGGGCCTGCTCGTCGTGTCCATTGCAGGCGCCGCATACTTCCTGGTTGCCGATTCGGTCGCCGCGGCCGTCGTATGGTTCGTCGTGTTCTGGGCGGCATCCATGATTTCGGCCTACGCCATCGAACGCATCAAGAAGGCCCACAACCTGCAGACCTATGCGCAGATCAAAGCTTTCATGGACGGCGAGCCCGTTCCCGACGACGCGGAATCGTCGATGCCGGCATGGACTTCATCGGCGCTCAAGGCGCTTGCGGGGGCCGCATTCGGACTCGTTCTCGCCGCAATCTGCGTTGCGGTCTGGACCTTCTTGGCAGGCGGACTCTCTTAA
- a CDS encoding N-acetylmuramoyl-L-alanine amidase family protein, whose amino-acid sequence MRCRANLLFRAAIVLAACCLTLGMATAAYAQTGWVKDSGVWRYYSEEGEFYSGGVYTIDDVNYGFDQGGVMQTGWFKPDGRWCYFEKNGKGRTGWVKSGSKWYYAVNGWTVCDRIYKLGNNRYYFDAGGVMKTGWVSFEGSWYYFDSDGSGRTGWLSSGGKRYYIDRGSMVLGWSEIDGYYYYFGGNGVMRTGWFKWQDETGVSIWSYMDADGRGHEGWLKSGGKWYYCIAADMRSNEWVYSGGKWYWLSSSGAMQTGWANIDGSWYWFGSDGVMKRGWQKIGGYWYWFSPGGAMQTGTKTIDGKKYVFDGSGRMK is encoded by the coding sequence ATGAGGTGTCGAGCGAACCTTCTGTTTCGGGCCGCGATAGTGCTTGCAGCCTGCTGCCTGACGCTGGGTATGGCCACCGCTGCATATGCCCAAACCGGCTGGGTCAAGGATTCCGGCGTGTGGCGCTACTATTCGGAGGAAGGGGAGTTCTATTCAGGCGGCGTCTACACGATTGACGACGTGAATTACGGCTTCGACCAGGGCGGCGTCATGCAGACGGGCTGGTTTAAACCCGATGGTCGGTGGTGCTATTTCGAGAAGAACGGCAAGGGCCGTACAGGCTGGGTCAAATCGGGAAGCAAGTGGTACTACGCCGTGAACGGCTGGACGGTATGCGACCGAATCTACAAGCTCGGCAACAACCGGTATTACTTCGATGCCGGCGGCGTCATGAAAACCGGATGGGTGAGTTTCGAAGGCTCCTGGTACTATTTCGACAGCGACGGAAGCGGCCGCACCGGATGGTTGAGTTCGGGCGGCAAACGCTATTACATAGACCGCGGGAGCATGGTGCTGGGCTGGAGCGAAATCGACGGTTACTATTATTATTTCGGCGGCAACGGCGTCATGCGGACCGGGTGGTTCAAATGGCAAGACGAAACGGGCGTTTCCATCTGGAGCTATATGGACGCGGACGGCAGGGGACATGAGGGCTGGTTGAAGTCCGGCGGCAAGTGGTACTACTGCATCGCGGCTGACATGCGCTCGAACGAATGGGTGTACTCCGGCGGCAAGTGGTACTGGCTATCCAGCAGCGGAGCCATGCAGACCGGCTGGGCGAATATCGACGGGAGCTGGTATTGGTTCGGTAGCGACGGCGTTATGAAGCGCGGTTGGCAGAAGATCGGCGGCTATTGGTATTGGTTCAGCCCGGGCGGTGCCATGCAGACGGGAACCAAAACCATCGATGGGAAGAAATACGTGTTCGACGGCTCTGGACGGATGAAGTAG
- a CDS encoding M28 family metallopeptidase, whose protein sequence is MHHDFSAEAQRYFEYIGTHLTNRSGDSPDHKAAQNWIVKHLVGAGYSRTQITLQDIEEHPGTNIVLKIDGQDPSRLLIVGAHYDGDGVGDNGSGVALLLSTLCGLKGEPLPFTTYAVFFDEEETGCNGSAAFAASLTPEQAASTVCMINIDAIAFGDYCNAYGGHQDPDTKKITLLQGYTQACAKARKLGFHVWGPDELDGYFAAHGEGPALDPLGLFTSPWTPNNPAPEDTVREEWRAYSPTTIPMSDHAAFDELGIPYLYLEATNWFSPSDNPKRAYIGYTDVGDPSIGVSGMIMNTEFDNLETMAKYFPGRSLEHFKLYSPLLAALLLDPVG, encoded by the coding sequence ATGCATCACGATTTCTCGGCAGAAGCCCAACGGTATTTCGAATACATCGGCACGCACCTGACCAACCGTTCCGGCGACTCACCCGACCACAAGGCCGCTCAGAACTGGATTGTCAAACACCTGGTAGGCGCCGGATATTCGCGCACCCAGATAACCTTGCAGGACATCGAAGAGCACCCGGGCACGAACATCGTCCTGAAGATAGACGGGCAGGACCCCAGCCGCTTGCTCATCGTGGGCGCCCATTATGACGGCGACGGCGTCGGCGACAACGGATCGGGCGTGGCCCTGCTGCTGTCCACGCTGTGCGGGCTTAAAGGCGAGCCGCTCCCCTTCACCACGTATGCGGTGTTTTTCGACGAGGAAGAAACCGGATGCAACGGATCGGCCGCCTTCGCCGCAAGCCTCACGCCCGAGCAGGCGGCATCTACGGTGTGTATGATCAACATCGACGCCATCGCGTTCGGCGATTACTGCAACGCCTACGGCGGCCACCAGGACCCGGACACGAAAAAGATCACGCTCCTGCAAGGCTACACGCAGGCATGTGCCAAGGCCCGTAAGCTCGGCTTCCACGTGTGGGGCCCCGATGAGCTGGACGGATACTTCGCAGCCCATGGCGAAGGCCCCGCGCTCGATCCGTTGGGCCTGTTCACAAGTCCGTGGACGCCGAACAACCCCGCACCTGAAGACACGGTTCGGGAAGAGTGGCGCGCCTACTCGCCCACAACCATCCCGATGAGCGATCACGCCGCCTTCGACGAGCTGGGCATTCCCTACCTGTACCTCGAGGCCACGAACTGGTTCTCGCCATCCGACAACCCCAAGCGCGCCTACATCGGCTACACCGACGTAGGCGACCCCTCTATCGGCGTGAGCGGCATGATCATGAACACCGAGTTCGACAATCTGGAAACCATGGCGAAGTATTTCCCAGGCCGCTCCCTCGAGCATTTCAAACTGTACTCGCCGCTTCTGGCAGCGCTGCTGCTGGACCCGGTCGGGTGA
- a CDS encoding ketopantoate reductase family protein has product MRVLVYGAGVIGCLYAALLSESGVDVTVYARGARLESLRTQGLRHTQGESIRKALVKAIGALDPDDSYDYVFLTVKENQVRTALAELSRNVSPTIVTMVNSLDPYETWEDICGAGRILPAFPGAGGGFENDVLHASLTPRLVQPTTFGEISGASTARLTQLAHMFRNARIPYQIVRDMRAWQICHLAMVVPIADAYYEAADPAHAGRDRKLMRTCASRIKTNFKALRSVGIRLTPAKMNLFAVLPSGLVAPILGRVFESRFGDVFMYRHSMKAPDEMRELHDGFYAYIEQARTTGKTAE; this is encoded by the coding sequence ATGAGGGTTCTTGTTTACGGCGCCGGCGTAATCGGGTGCCTCTACGCGGCCCTGCTTTCCGAAAGCGGCGTCGACGTGACCGTATACGCCCGCGGGGCGCGGCTTGAAAGCCTGCGGACCCAAGGCCTTCGCCACACGCAAGGCGAAAGCATACGGAAGGCACTCGTCAAGGCGATCGGCGCGCTTGACCCGGACGATTCCTATGACTACGTGTTCCTGACGGTCAAGGAGAACCAGGTCCGCACCGCGCTGGCCGAGCTGAGCCGAAACGTCAGCCCCACCATCGTCACCATGGTCAATTCCTTGGACCCTTACGAAACCTGGGAAGACATCTGCGGTGCAGGCCGCATCCTCCCCGCGTTTCCCGGTGCAGGCGGCGGATTCGAAAACGACGTCCTGCATGCGTCCCTTACGCCGCGCCTCGTGCAGCCCACCACGTTCGGCGAGATATCGGGGGCATCCACGGCGCGTCTGACGCAGCTCGCGCACATGTTCCGCAACGCGCGCATCCCCTACCAGATCGTACGCGACATGCGCGCATGGCAGATCTGCCACCTGGCCATGGTGGTGCCCATCGCCGACGCGTACTACGAAGCGGCCGACCCCGCGCATGCGGGACGCGACCGCAAACTCATGCGCACCTGCGCCTCACGCATCAAGACGAACTTCAAAGCCTTGCGATCTGTCGGCATCCGTCTGACTCCGGCGAAGATGAACCTGTTCGCCGTGTTACCCTCTGGCCTGGTCGCGCCCATCCTCGGGCGCGTGTTCGAAAGCCGCTTCGGTGACGTGTTCATGTACCGCCACTCCATGAAGGCGCCCGACGAGATGCGCGAGCTCCACGACGGGTTCTACGCCTATATTGAACAGGCGCGCACGACCGGCAAAACGGCGGAATAG
- a CDS encoding acyltransferase family protein, giving the protein MAETSMPIPAPKKRIDFFDNLKGVLIILVVIGHFLLPVHNDNAVITPIYYLIYVFHMPLFVFVSGFFAASIFKNGRLRSNKIFSMLLMAALFQLTIMALKWDWSFDSFLNFNSAPWYLVSLACWNLLVPLFLTLKPKPAIIGAFALALLAGCCDGLTTYMSLVRTVGFLPFFLMGMYCTKEQLSAIKESSWLKWVALAAVAFMVWYCIFGTCTAELWQTGYYNSGYTGSNLVGMAARTVMFAIAVLMSLALLFVMPSKHTFLCYLGERTLQIYILHRIIRQVFSIFGFFKLPVLLDPVWGPVILIALSLAVVAVCSIDVIRKPFDAIMGIKWNAIIKPAA; this is encoded by the coding sequence GTGGCAGAGACCAGCATGCCGATACCGGCACCCAAGAAACGCATCGATTTTTTCGACAACCTGAAGGGCGTGCTCATCATCCTGGTGGTCATCGGGCATTTCCTGCTGCCGGTGCACAACGACAACGCCGTGATCACTCCGATCTACTACCTCATCTACGTGTTCCACATGCCGCTGTTCGTGTTCGTCTCGGGATTCTTCGCGGCAAGCATCTTCAAGAACGGGCGCCTGCGCTCCAACAAGATCTTCTCGATGCTGCTTATGGCCGCATTGTTCCAGCTCACCATCATGGCACTCAAATGGGACTGGTCCTTCGACTCGTTCCTCAACTTCAACTCTGCGCCATGGTACCTGGTGTCGTTGGCCTGCTGGAACCTTCTGGTACCGCTGTTCCTCACCCTCAAACCCAAGCCCGCCATCATCGGCGCCTTCGCGCTGGCTTTGCTAGCCGGCTGCTGCGACGGCCTTACCACCTATATGTCGCTGGTGCGCACCGTCGGTTTCCTGCCCTTCTTCCTCATGGGCATGTACTGTACGAAAGAGCAGCTCAGCGCAATAAAGGAATCCTCGTGGCTCAAATGGGTCGCCCTTGCCGCCGTGGCGTTCATGGTGTGGTATTGCATCTTCGGCACCTGCACGGCCGAACTCTGGCAGACCGGCTACTACAACTCGGGCTACACCGGCAGCAACCTGGTGGGCATGGCCGCCCGCACGGTGATGTTCGCCATCGCCGTCCTCATGTCGCTGGCCCTGCTCTTCGTCATGCCGTCGAAACATACATTCCTGTGCTACCTGGGCGAACGCACCTTGCAGATCTACATCCTGCACCGCATCATCCGCCAGGTGTTCAGCATCTTCGGCTTCTTCAAGCTGCCAGTCCTGCTTGACCCCGTGTGGGGGCCGGTCATCCTGATAGCGCTTTCGCTCGCCGTGGTTGCCGTGTGTTCCATCGACGTCATCCGCAAGCCCTTCGACGCCATCATGGGCATCAAGTGGAACGCGATCATAAAGCCTGCCGCATAA
- a CDS encoding HAD hydrolase family protein: MLAHQNETMTKYLFFDIDGTLAAGPIGNRVVPEGTRDALLRLRKNGHFTAICTGRSHAMARSYMEEQGFTNMVADGGNSTVIDGNLLGIEPLDRKRCIQVLEECDRLKIPWAVSADDSNTRLSIDGRFADLVEKGYMVTKTVPNLDYHAIPRFYKLYIAVNAEDEKRITTLDLVPHVHFSDTCLFVEPIDKSRGIMRIMEHLGAPIEDVVVFGDGMNDLSMFDPRWLSIAMGNAVQPLKDAADYITANADDDGIRKACEHFGWI, translated from the coding sequence GTGTTGGCCCATCAGAACGAAACCATGACGAAGTATCTGTTTTTCGACATAGACGGCACCTTGGCTGCAGGACCCATCGGCAACCGCGTCGTTCCGGAAGGAACCCGCGACGCTTTGCTGCGCCTTCGCAAAAACGGCCACTTTACAGCCATCTGCACCGGCCGAAGCCATGCCATGGCCCGCAGCTATATGGAAGAGCAGGGGTTCACCAACATGGTCGCCGACGGAGGCAACAGCACCGTCATCGACGGAAATCTTCTGGGCATCGAGCCTCTGGACAGGAAGAGATGCATCCAGGTTCTGGAAGAATGCGACAGGCTGAAGATCCCCTGGGCCGTGTCGGCCGACGACAGCAATACGCGTCTTTCTATCGACGGACGCTTCGCCGACCTGGTTGAAAAGGGCTACATGGTCACGAAGACCGTCCCCAACCTCGACTACCACGCCATCCCCCGTTTCTACAAGCTCTACATCGCGGTCAACGCTGAAGACGAGAAACGCATCACCACGCTTGATCTGGTTCCCCACGTGCATTTCAGCGACACATGCCTGTTCGTGGAACCCATCGACAAAAGCCGGGGCATCATGCGCATCATGGAGCATCTGGGCGCGCCGATCGAAGACGTGGTGGTGTTCGGCGACGGCATGAACGACCTGAGCATGTTCGACCCGCGCTGGCTGTCCATCGCCATGGGCAACGCGGTGCAGCCCCTGAAGGACGCCGCCGACTACATCACGGCGAACGCCGACGACGACGGAATCCGCAAAGCCTGCGAGCATTTCGGTTGGATCTAG